One Gossypium raimondii isolate GPD5lz chromosome 3, ASM2569854v1, whole genome shotgun sequence genomic window carries:
- the LOC128039956 gene encoding uncharacterized protein LOC128039956, giving the protein MKDSETIKQYADRIMATVNNIRLLGEEFSGQKIVEKVITTLLEKYEGKNSFLEDSRDLSTIPLTELINALYAQEQRRANGIEDYYKGAFQARSKESSGSNLNSKGKKPWTEKKKKEPTKKKFPSCVHFRIGNGELLEAKGKGKAMISTKSGNKTISEVLYVPDIDQNLLSVGQLLEKGYSLVFESKICVIKNVVGEVLTTIAMQDRTFIVDVNQLQERAYASQTNEANLWHRRL; this is encoded by the exons ATGAAAGACTCAGAAACCATTAAGCAGTATGCTGACAGAATCATGGCAACTGTCAACAACATAAGGCTGCTTGGAGAAGAATTTAGTGGTCAAAAGATAGTTGAGAAAGTCATAACAACCTTACTAGAGAAGTATGAAGGAAAAAATTCTTTCCTGGAGGATTCAAGGGACTTATCAACAATCCCTTTGACAGAGCTTATAAATGCTCTTTATGCACAAGAGCAAAGAAGGGCAAACGGAATAGAAGACTACTATAAAGGAGCCTTTCAAGCTAGAAGCAAAGAAAGCTCAGGTTCAAATTTGAATTCCAAAGGCAAGAAGCCTTGgacagaaaagaagaagaaagagccTACTAAGAAGAAGTTTCCATCTTGTGTCCATT TTAGAATTGGCAATGGTGAGCTGTTGGAGGCAAAAGGCAAAGGCAAGGCTATGATAAGCACTAAGTCAGGTAACAAAACCATTTCTGAAGTCCTTTATGTGCCTGACATTGACCAAAATTTGTTGAGTGTTGGTCAACTACTGGAGAAGGGCTATTCTTTAGTTTTTGAAAGTAAAATTTGTGTGATCAAAAATGTTGTTGGTGAGGTGTTAACTACAATAGCTATGCAAGACAGAACCTTCATTGTGGATGTGAATCAGTTGCAGGAAAGGGCATATGCATCTCAGACTAATGAAGCAAACTTGTGGCACAGGAGGCTGTGA
- the LOC105794297 gene encoding syntaxin-132 isoform X2, with protein MGRQVPGPGSNSDMGMEAFNKQIQEVEKQVEKLSGLLRKLKDANEESKSVTKASAMKAIKKRMEKDIDEVGKIARNVKARLQAINKDNLANRQKPGCEKGTSVDRSRTNVTNAMATNFKDLMIEFQTLRQKIQDEYREVVERRVTTVTGTRPDEKTIDRLIETGNSEQIFQKAIQEQGRGQILNTVEEIQERHDAVTEIEKKLLDLQQIYLDMAVVVGAQGEILDNIESQVNNAVDHLQSGTEALQTAKRLQKKSRKCMMISIILLLIIALIIVLSILKPWKK; from the exons ATGGGAAGACAGGTTCCCGGACCTGGAAGCAACTCCGACATGGGAATGGAAGCTTTCAATAAGCAG ATACAAGAGGTTGAGAAACAGGTGGAAAAGCTCTCTGGGTTACTCAGGAAACTCAAG GATGCTAATGAGGAGTCAAAGTCGGTAACAAAGGCATCAGCTATGAAAG CTATCAAGAAGCGAATGGAGAAAGATATTGACGAGGTTGGAAAAATAGCACGTAATGTGAAAGCAAGATTACAAGCGATCAACAAAGAT AACTTGGCCAATCGGCAGAAACCAGGATGCGAGAAGGGAACAAGCGTTGACAGATCCAGGACCAATGTTACAAA TGCCATGGCAACAAATTTCAAGGATTTGATGATAGAGTTCCAG ACACTCAGGCAAAAAATCCAGGACGAGTATCGAGAGGTTGTGGAAAGAAGGGTCACTACAG TTACCGGAACCAGACCGGACGAGAAG ACAATTGACCGCCTCATTGAAACCGGAAACAGTGAGCAAATTTTCCAGAAGGCAATTCAAGAACAGGGACGAGGACAG ATACTAAATACGGTGGAGGAAATCCAAGAACGGCATGATGCGGTGACTGAGATTGAGAAAAAGCTTCTCGATTTACAGCAG ATTTACCTCGATATGGCAGTTGTTGTTGGAGCTCAAGGAGAAATTTTAGACAACATTGAAAGTCAG GTTAATAATGCAGTAGACCATTTACAATCAGGAACAGAAGCTCTTCAAACTGCAAAGCGCTTGCAGAAAAAGTCAAGAAAATGCATGATGATCTCCATTATCTTACTCCTCATTATTGCACTCATCATTGTGCTTTCTATTTTGAAGCCATGGAAGAAATGA
- the LOC105794297 gene encoding syntaxin-132 isoform X1, protein MNDLLTDSFVGDAKGHRDIEMGRQVPGPGSNSDMGMEAFNKQIQEVEKQVEKLSGLLRKLKDANEESKSVTKASAMKAIKKRMEKDIDEVGKIARNVKARLQAINKDNLANRQKPGCEKGTSVDRSRTNVTNAMATNFKDLMIEFQTLRQKIQDEYREVVERRVTTVTGTRPDEKTIDRLIETGNSEQIFQKAIQEQGRGQILNTVEEIQERHDAVTEIEKKLLDLQQIYLDMAVVVGAQGEILDNIESQVNNAVDHLQSGTEALQTAKRLQKKSRKCMMISIILLLIIALIIVLSILKPWKK, encoded by the exons ATGAACGACTTGCTTACG GATTCATTTGTGGGCGATGCCAAAGGCCACCGCGATATCGAAATGGGAAGACAGGTTCCCGGACCTGGAAGCAACTCCGACATGGGAATGGAAGCTTTCAATAAGCAG ATACAAGAGGTTGAGAAACAGGTGGAAAAGCTCTCTGGGTTACTCAGGAAACTCAAG GATGCTAATGAGGAGTCAAAGTCGGTAACAAAGGCATCAGCTATGAAAG CTATCAAGAAGCGAATGGAGAAAGATATTGACGAGGTTGGAAAAATAGCACGTAATGTGAAAGCAAGATTACAAGCGATCAACAAAGAT AACTTGGCCAATCGGCAGAAACCAGGATGCGAGAAGGGAACAAGCGTTGACAGATCCAGGACCAATGTTACAAA TGCCATGGCAACAAATTTCAAGGATTTGATGATAGAGTTCCAG ACACTCAGGCAAAAAATCCAGGACGAGTATCGAGAGGTTGTGGAAAGAAGGGTCACTACAG TTACCGGAACCAGACCGGACGAGAAG ACAATTGACCGCCTCATTGAAACCGGAAACAGTGAGCAAATTTTCCAGAAGGCAATTCAAGAACAGGGACGAGGACAG ATACTAAATACGGTGGAGGAAATCCAAGAACGGCATGATGCGGTGACTGAGATTGAGAAAAAGCTTCTCGATTTACAGCAG ATTTACCTCGATATGGCAGTTGTTGTTGGAGCTCAAGGAGAAATTTTAGACAACATTGAAAGTCAG GTTAATAATGCAGTAGACCATTTACAATCAGGAACAGAAGCTCTTCAAACTGCAAAGCGCTTGCAGAAAAAGTCAAGAAAATGCATGATGATCTCCATTATCTTACTCCTCATTATTGCACTCATCATTGTGCTTTCTATTTTGAAGCCATGGAAGAAATGA